In the genome of Micrococcales bacterium, one region contains:
- the nrdR gene encoding transcriptional repressor NrdR, with product MHCPFCRSDDSRVVDSRLADDGAAVRRRRQCMACQRRFTTIEVAALNVVKRSGVVEPFRREKIISGVRKACQGRPVSEDELAVLAQQVEDTLRDVGSAEVPAHEIGLTILGPLRDLDEVAYLRFASVYKAFDSLEDFEQEIAALKASTPRSGVRKVRIDITEGHKRALATVVQKEDT from the coding sequence ATGCACTGCCCGTTCTGCCGAAGCGACGACTCCCGGGTCGTCGACTCCCGGCTGGCCGACGACGGCGCGGCCGTGCGGCGCCGTCGGCAATGCATGGCGTGCCAGCGCCGTTTCACCACCATTGAAGTGGCCGCGTTGAACGTGGTGAAGCGCTCCGGCGTGGTGGAGCCGTTCCGGCGCGAGAAGATCATCAGCGGCGTCCGGAAGGCGTGCCAGGGCCGGCCGGTCTCCGAGGACGAACTCGCCGTCCTGGCCCAGCAGGTCGAGGACACGCTGCGGGACGTCGGCAGCGCGGAGGTGCCGGCGCACGAGATCGGGCTGACCATCCTGGGTCCCCTCCGCGACCTCGACGAGGTCGCCTACCTGCGTTTCGCGTCGGTGTACAAGGCGTTCGACTCGCTCGAGGACTTCGAGCAGGAGATCGCCGCATTGAAGGCCAGCACACCGCGCAGCGGTGTCCGGAAAGTGCGGATCGATATCACCGAGGGGCACAAACGAGCCCTCGCCACTGTTGTCCAGAAGGAGGACACATGA
- a CDS encoding DUF4192 family protein yields MTLRLDTPEAALAAIPYLLTFTPADSLVLLLLTEHRNLQVSLRVDLPAASDPNWLLTVLQGIPDPVPDAVLLIGYADAFPAEHAQAVGEWVMHALAPVMDVIDLLVVNGGGFSSALCDGDRGQVRP; encoded by the coding sequence ATGACCTTGCGCCTGGACACCCCCGAGGCGGCTCTGGCCGCCATCCCCTACCTGCTCACCTTCACCCCGGCCGACTCCCTGGTCCTCCTGCTGCTCACTGAGCACAGGAACCTGCAGGTCAGCTTGCGCGTGGACCTGCCGGCCGCCAGCGACCCGAACTGGCTGCTGACCGTTCTTCAGGGGATCCCGGATCCGGTCCCGGACGCAGTGCTGCTGATCGGGTACGCCGACGCCTTCCCGGCAGAACACGCACAGGCCGTGGGCGAGTGGGTGATGCATGCGTTGGCGCCGGTCATGGACGTGATCGATCTGCTGGTGGTGAACGGCGGCGGGTTCAGCTCCGCGCTCTGCGACGGCGACCGCGGGCAGGTCAGACCATGA
- a CDS encoding DMT family transporter, giving the protein MSTQAWALFVAMSVIWGLPYLFIKITVAEVPPAAMVLGRTALALVVLLPLALHTGALRPALRHWRPAAIFAVLEMGIPWVLLGHAEVRISSALAGLLLAAVPIIGAVLTALLGDRRNLAPVRLTGMGLGVIGVGALVGFDARGGHLDPLSILEMLTVAACYAIAPIIIDRQQNPAPALGTITVSVLIVTIAYLPPGGPALVAAMPLQAATIGSLLVLGLVCTALAFILFFRLIAAAGPVRAVVITFINPAVALVLGVLVLSEQVTTGMLIGFPLVIAGSWLATRSVPPRLIRLEKGRATRLRGPSRPPPTVSAAAAGRAATLAHVAGTGRTHLDAARHAQRRVGGLAGDRFEQFSR; this is encoded by the coding sequence ATGTCGACTCAGGCCTGGGCCTTGTTCGTGGCGATGTCGGTCATCTGGGGCCTGCCCTACCTCTTCATCAAGATCACCGTCGCCGAGGTCCCGCCGGCGGCCATGGTGCTGGGCCGCACTGCACTGGCACTGGTGGTGCTCCTCCCGTTGGCCCTGCACACCGGCGCACTCAGGCCGGCTCTGCGCCACTGGCGGCCCGCCGCCATCTTCGCAGTCCTGGAAATGGGCATCCCATGGGTGCTGCTGGGCCATGCCGAGGTGCGCATCTCCAGCGCACTGGCCGGCCTGCTGCTGGCCGCTGTGCCGATCATCGGGGCGGTCCTCACCGCCCTGCTCGGCGACCGCCGCAATCTGGCACCGGTACGGCTGACAGGGATGGGACTCGGGGTCATCGGCGTGGGGGCTCTGGTGGGATTCGACGCCCGCGGCGGACATCTGGACCCGCTGAGCATCCTCGAGATGCTGACCGTGGCCGCGTGCTACGCCATCGCACCCATCATCATCGACCGACAGCAGAACCCGGCGCCGGCCCTGGGCACCATCACGGTCTCCGTGCTGATCGTGACGATCGCTTACTTGCCCCCGGGCGGTCCAGCGCTGGTGGCCGCCATGCCGCTGCAGGCAGCCACCATCGGATCGCTGCTCGTTCTCGGATTGGTCTGCACGGCACTGGCCTTCATCCTGTTCTTCCGGCTCATCGCCGCGGCCGGGCCTGTGCGCGCGGTCGTGATCACCTTCATCAACCCGGCCGTGGCCCTGGTGCTCGGCGTGCTGGTGTTGTCCGAGCAGGTCACCACGGGGATGCTCATCGGTTTCCCGCTGGTGATCGCCGGCTCCTGGCTGGCCACCCGGAGCGTCCCCCCGCGGCTGATCCGGCTTGAAAAAGGGAGGGCGACCCGTCTTCGTGGACCGAGCCGCCCTCCCCCGACTGTGTCAGCTGCAGCCGCTGGTAGAGCCGCAACCCTCGCACACGTAGCAGGAACCGGCCGGACGCATCTTGATGCCGCACGTCATGCACAGCGGCGCGTCGGCGGTCTTGCCGGTGATCGCTTCGAGCAGTTCAGCCGATGA
- a CDS encoding radical SAM protein, which translates to MPQPQAVGLRPSEVMASFDGAVGAYVHVPFCEWICPFCPYNKVLARADLADSYFAALLDEIDMYKVGSPGPFVSLYVGGGTPTLYPDRLAEVLARIPVAGERAIEVLPLHGTTERLKTLRDIGFTAVSIGAQSFHDPVLRHLRRPHDAAMARTAMANARELFDCVDVDLIVDVALEEPSQHPGAFLADVRVCFEEGVDQVSTYPLMRFGYTPFGVARHDRRREHAVLAEVSALAAKMGYQRRSVWTFNRIGAASYTSITRRRFMGFGAGSSSFAGHDFYVNHFGLLTYIDAVASGEPPLARWLHLGSLGGMAYDAFWQAYAGAIRPSSLAQSYGGWVRLLRAAMAPLVAAGLVRPDHGTYRLTPRGFDRYHDVERWVTYHFIEPLWAEMLAEHKAEGSHVPWAETAHARAGRGGAWWSGTPAGTSVPGGVMAPGDLLAPLYDPAMTLSGWGRTRRRLVVGVSGSVLDVGCGTAAAAADVDDYTGLDRSLAMLAQGRSVRRVCADADAMPFPDGRFDMVVSSAFLGLLAPERRRLILHEMARVSRGHIRILEPLAPLGQVRRTVALSRHPLQLAELTAAGWHIDAVGPSVYLGTYTLVCATPADQSR; encoded by the coding sequence ATGCCCCAGCCGCAGGCGGTGGGTCTGCGGCCGTCGGAGGTCATGGCATCGTTCGACGGCGCTGTCGGCGCTTACGTCCACGTACCTTTCTGCGAATGGATCTGCCCGTTCTGCCCCTACAACAAAGTCCTCGCCCGGGCTGATCTCGCCGACTCCTACTTCGCGGCGTTGCTCGACGAGATCGACATGTACAAGGTTGGCTCCCCCGGGCCGTTCGTCTCTCTGTACGTGGGTGGCGGGACGCCGACCTTGTATCCCGATCGCCTCGCCGAAGTCCTCGCGAGGATTCCGGTGGCGGGCGAGCGGGCGATCGAAGTCCTCCCCCTGCATGGCACCACCGAGCGCCTGAAGACGCTGCGGGACATCGGCTTCACCGCGGTGAGCATCGGGGCGCAGTCCTTCCACGACCCCGTCCTACGGCACCTCCGCCGACCGCACGACGCGGCAATGGCACGGACCGCGATGGCCAACGCCCGCGAACTGTTCGACTGCGTGGACGTCGACCTGATCGTGGACGTCGCCCTTGAGGAACCGTCCCAGCACCCCGGCGCATTCTTGGCCGATGTGCGGGTGTGCTTCGAAGAGGGCGTGGATCAGGTGAGCACCTACCCGCTGATGCGGTTCGGCTACACGCCGTTCGGCGTGGCCCGCCATGACCGCCGGCGCGAACACGCGGTCTTGGCCGAGGTCAGCGCCCTGGCCGCGAAAATGGGGTACCAGCGGCGCTCCGTGTGGACGTTCAACAGGATCGGGGCCGCGTCGTACACCTCGATCACCCGTCGGCGTTTCATGGGCTTCGGCGCTGGGAGTTCCTCCTTCGCCGGCCACGACTTCTACGTCAACCACTTCGGCCTGCTGACTTACATCGACGCGGTGGCATCGGGCGAACCACCCCTGGCCCGTTGGCTGCACCTGGGGAGCCTGGGCGGCATGGCGTATGACGCCTTCTGGCAGGCCTATGCCGGCGCGATCCGCCCGTCGTCCCTGGCGCAGTCCTACGGCGGCTGGGTGCGACTGCTCCGAGCGGCCATGGCTCCCCTCGTCGCTGCCGGTCTGGTGCGCCCGGATCACGGGACTTACCGGCTGACGCCCCGCGGGTTCGACCGCTACCACGATGTGGAGCGCTGGGTCACCTATCACTTCATCGAGCCCTTGTGGGCCGAGATGTTGGCCGAGCACAAGGCCGAAGGTTCGCATGTGCCGTGGGCGGAGACAGCACACGCACGTGCCGGACGGGGTGGCGCTTGGTGGAGCGGCACACCAGCCGGCACGTCGGTCCCGGGTGGCGTGATGGCGCCCGGTGATCTCCTGGCGCCGCTCTACGACCCGGCGATGACACTGTCGGGCTGGGGGCGAACGCGCCGCCGACTGGTAGTCGGCGTTTCGGGCTCAGTCCTGGATGTCGGGTGCGGCACCGCCGCCGCCGCCGCGGACGTCGACGACTACACGGGCCTGGACCGCAGTTTGGCCATGCTCGCCCAGGGGCGCTCGGTACGGCGCGTGTGCGCCGACGCGGACGCGATGCCTTTTCCGGACGGGCGCTTCGACATGGTCGTCAGTTCGGCCTTCCTTGGCCTCCTGGCGCCCGAGAGGCGCAGGCTCATCTTGCACGAGATGGCCCGGGTATCCCGGGGGCACATCCGGATTCTCGAACCGCTGGCGCCACTGGGGCAGGTGCGGCGCACCGTGGCTCTGAGCCGGCATCCTCTGCAGTTGGCGGAACTGACCGCTGCCGGCTGGCACATCGACGCGGTCGGCCCCTCGGTGTACCTGGGGACCTACACCCTGGTGTGCGCAACCCCGGCGGATCAGTCCAGGTAG
- the lexA gene encoding transcriptional repressor LexA, whose translation MSRTARSGQVDPAGEQSEVVELPDAPAGADGLTERQRRILEEIKHAVETRGYPPSVREIGEVVGLTSPSSVNYQLKVLERKGYLRRDPHRPRALEVLSPGDIDVTGSGDAKPTPRYVPLIGRIAAGGPILAEQSVESVFPLPAELVGDGELFLLNVVGESMVEAAICDGDWVVVRRQPDAVNGDIVAALLDDEATVKTFKRRDGNVWLLPHNPAFEPIDGSQAQILGKVVAVLRRI comes from the coding sequence ATGTCGCGAACCGCCCGCAGCGGGCAGGTGGACCCTGCTGGGGAACAGTCCGAAGTCGTTGAACTCCCCGACGCCCCCGCCGGCGCCGATGGCCTCACCGAACGCCAGCGCCGCATCTTGGAAGAGATCAAGCACGCGGTGGAGACCCGCGGGTACCCGCCGTCGGTGCGCGAGATCGGCGAGGTCGTGGGCCTGACCAGCCCCTCGAGCGTGAACTACCAGCTCAAGGTGCTCGAGCGGAAGGGCTATCTGCGCCGGGATCCCCATCGGCCACGTGCCCTCGAGGTTCTCTCCCCCGGCGACATCGACGTGACCGGTAGTGGGGACGCCAAGCCGACACCGCGATACGTCCCCCTGATCGGCAGAATCGCTGCGGGCGGGCCCATCCTTGCCGAGCAGTCGGTGGAATCGGTCTTCCCGCTGCCCGCGGAACTCGTGGGCGACGGCGAGTTGTTCCTGCTCAACGTCGTAGGCGAATCCATGGTGGAGGCAGCGATCTGCGACGGCGACTGGGTCGTGGTGCGCCGCCAACCCGATGCCGTGAACGGCGACATCGTCGCGGCGCTACTCGACGACGAGGCCACGGTGAAGACCTTCAAGCGCCGGGACGGAAACGTCTGGCTGCTGCCGCACAACCCCGCATTCGAACCCATCGACGGTTCCCAGGCCCAGATCCTGGGCAAGGTCGTCGCGGTCCTGCGCCGGATCTAG
- the hflX gene encoding GTPase HflX, whose amino-acid sequence MTDLRIEDQLADREALRRVPGLSTELEDITEVEYRQVRLERVVLVGVWTHGSVQDADRSLAELARLAETAGSVVLEGVTQRRSVPDPATYVGSGKARELRDIVRATGADTVICDGELTPGQLRKLEAVVGVKVVDRTWLILDIFAQHARSKEGKAQVALAQMEYMLPRLRGWGEALSQQGAGIGTRGPGETKIETDRRRIRAQMTRLRRQLRGLDRVRSSKAARRRHSDDPSVVLAGYTNAGKSSLLNRLTGAGLLVDDALFATLDPTVRRGRTPSGRNFTITDTVGFVRHLPHELVEAFKSTLEEVAAGDLLLIVIDGTDTDPFGQLQAVRDAMRDSDPHRAELVVVNKADVADADILAQIRREIPAVLEVSALTGAGIDDLLTALDERLPDPRMSVDLVIPYERGDLVARMYAVGTDVSVDHEERGTRVRAKVPAELAAAMTRSAVDGQESLEHEGHTQAGP is encoded by the coding sequence GTGACCGACCTGCGTATTGAAGATCAACTGGCCGATCGTGAGGCGCTGCGCCGCGTCCCGGGGCTGTCGACCGAACTCGAGGACATCACCGAGGTCGAATACCGGCAGGTCCGCCTGGAGCGGGTGGTCCTGGTGGGGGTGTGGACACATGGCAGCGTGCAGGACGCTGATCGGTCACTGGCCGAACTCGCGCGGCTGGCCGAGACCGCCGGTTCGGTGGTGCTCGAAGGGGTGACGCAGAGGCGCTCAGTGCCCGACCCGGCCACCTACGTGGGATCCGGGAAGGCCCGGGAACTGCGTGACATCGTGCGGGCCACCGGCGCCGACACCGTGATCTGCGATGGGGAACTCACCCCCGGACAACTGCGCAAACTGGAAGCCGTGGTGGGGGTGAAGGTCGTCGACCGCACCTGGCTGATCCTGGACATCTTCGCCCAGCATGCGCGCAGCAAGGAGGGCAAGGCACAGGTCGCCCTGGCGCAGATGGAGTACATGTTGCCCCGGCTGCGCGGTTGGGGGGAGGCCCTCAGCCAGCAGGGCGCGGGTATCGGCACCCGTGGACCTGGCGAGACCAAGATCGAGACCGACCGCCGTCGCATCCGCGCGCAGATGACCCGGCTGCGTCGCCAGTTGCGCGGGCTGGACCGGGTGCGCTCGTCCAAGGCGGCCCGACGTCGCCACTCCGACGACCCCTCCGTGGTGCTGGCCGGCTACACCAACGCCGGCAAGTCGAGTCTCTTGAACCGGCTCACCGGAGCGGGCCTGCTCGTGGATGACGCGCTGTTCGCCACACTGGATCCGACCGTCCGCCGAGGCCGCACGCCGTCGGGCCGGAACTTCACCATCACTGACACCGTCGGTTTCGTGCGGCACCTGCCCCACGAACTCGTGGAGGCCTTCAAGTCCACGCTGGAAGAGGTCGCCGCGGGCGACCTGCTGCTCATCGTCATCGACGGCACCGACACCGACCCGTTCGGGCAGTTGCAGGCCGTGCGTGACGCGATGCGGGACAGCGACCCCCACCGGGCAGAACTGGTAGTGGTCAACAAGGCCGACGTGGCCGACGCGGATATCCTGGCGCAGATCCGGCGCGAGATCCCGGCGGTCCTCGAAGTCTCCGCGCTCACCGGCGCCGGGATCGATGACCTGCTCACCGCCTTGGACGAGCGCCTGCCCGATCCGCGCATGAGCGTGGACCTGGTGATCCCCTACGAGCGCGGCGATCTCGTCGCACGGATGTACGCGGTCGGTACCGATGTCAGCGTGGACCACGAGGAGCGCGGGACCCGGGTGCGCGCGAAGGTGCCCGCGGAACTGGCCGCCGCGATGACACGGTCCGCGGTCGATGGCCAGGAGTCACTGGAACACGAGGGTCATACACAGGCCGGTCCCTGA
- a CDS encoding Fe-S cluster assembly protein HesB, with protein MHLAQDPAADELLDIDPFALLVGMLLDQQQPMERAFAGPYRICQRLGWERLDPAAVAEVGEERLIDVMKQTPAVHRYPANMARRIVALAEVVVADYAGDCGLIWAGDQAHDVYSRLRALPGFGEAKAKIFLALLGKQRGVTPSGWREVCAPYGAEGTTLSAADVVDTRTLSAVRATKRELKTRGS; from the coding sequence ATGCACCTGGCACAGGATCCGGCAGCGGACGAGCTGCTGGACATCGACCCGTTCGCGCTGCTCGTCGGCATGCTTCTGGATCAGCAGCAGCCGATGGAGCGTGCCTTCGCCGGCCCTTACCGGATCTGCCAGCGCCTCGGCTGGGAGCGCCTGGATCCCGCGGCCGTGGCGGAAGTGGGAGAAGAGCGCCTGATCGACGTCATGAAGCAGACCCCGGCGGTACATCGTTACCCGGCGAACATGGCGCGCAGAATCGTTGCGCTCGCCGAGGTAGTCGTGGCCGACTATGCGGGGGATTGCGGGCTCATCTGGGCTGGTGATCAGGCACACGACGTCTACTCGCGGCTGCGGGCGCTGCCGGGTTTCGGGGAGGCGAAGGCCAAGATCTTCCTGGCGCTGCTGGGCAAGCAGCGCGGTGTGACGCCCTCAGGCTGGCGCGAGGTGTGCGCACCCTATGGCGCGGAGGGGACGACGCTCTCCGCCGCCGACGTCGTGGATACGCGAACCCTGTCAGCGGTCCGGGCCACTAAGCGAGAACTGAAGACACGCGGTTCCTGA
- a CDS encoding ATP-dependent DNA helicase translates to MTSDLQHLLDLVVSDLHGSRRPGQQEMVQLTADALSSQRTVLIQAGTGTGKSVGYLVPSVAHAAAAEPGRSRVVVATATLALQHQLVERDLPRVVAALADELPREVRFATLKGRSNYLCLARTAGGEDADQQTLDRTELERQAERVRAWAGRTGTGDRDELEDVSGLVWGAYSVTALECSRGSGCAFVEQCWAEKAIAEARAADIVVTNHTLLALNAVQEAIVGEHDAVVVDEAHALPAALQRAATNELSVEAVQRAARRTRAAGCAEEADRLLDSGDALETVLQVWDAPEGRRLADLPAPVLQALTAVREAASIAGAALRRLTQGDAAARQRALGGVEEVADAAGELLSADESRVMWRRRDRLVVLPLDVSGVVRDGIIGERAAVFTSATLQLGGSFATVAEQLGLRKGEWVGQDVGSPFDYSAQGILFVPDRLAPPGPGWPTPQALGTACDLVVAAGGRALVLMASWAGVAAMADALGAVVPGDLIVQKRGEPTGPLIRSFSEQEDSVLVGTLGLWQGVDVPGAACTLVVIDKLPFPPPTDPVVSARQAAVDAHGGSGWMQVSLPQAAVTLAQGAGRLIRTTQDRGVVAILDSRLANRRYGSYLRRSLPPFTFMTDTAKVCEALRRLDAGLST, encoded by the coding sequence GTGACCTCGGACCTGCAGCACCTCCTCGACCTGGTGGTCAGCGACCTGCACGGCAGCAGGCGCCCCGGGCAGCAGGAGATGGTCCAACTCACGGCGGACGCTCTGTCCTCGCAGCGCACCGTGCTGATCCAGGCCGGCACCGGTACGGGCAAGTCGGTGGGGTATCTGGTGCCCTCAGTGGCGCATGCCGCCGCAGCCGAGCCGGGGAGATCGCGGGTGGTGGTGGCCACCGCCACCCTGGCGTTGCAGCATCAGCTCGTCGAACGGGACCTACCGCGGGTGGTCGCGGCCCTGGCTGATGAGTTGCCACGCGAGGTGCGTTTCGCGACCCTGAAAGGCCGGAGCAACTACCTGTGCCTGGCCCGCACCGCAGGCGGCGAGGACGCCGATCAGCAAACCCTCGACCGCACGGAACTGGAACGCCAGGCCGAGCGCGTGCGGGCGTGGGCAGGGCGCACAGGGACCGGGGATCGCGATGAACTCGAGGACGTCTCGGGCCTGGTGTGGGGTGCCTACTCGGTCACCGCGTTGGAGTGCTCACGCGGCTCGGGGTGCGCTTTCGTCGAACAGTGCTGGGCTGAGAAGGCCATCGCCGAAGCGCGTGCTGCTGACATCGTGGTCACCAACCACACCCTGCTGGCACTCAACGCGGTGCAGGAGGCCATCGTCGGGGAGCACGACGCCGTAGTCGTCGATGAAGCCCACGCCCTGCCGGCAGCCCTGCAACGGGCGGCGACCAACGAGTTGAGTGTGGAGGCGGTGCAGCGGGCGGCGCGGCGGACCCGCGCAGCCGGCTGCGCCGAAGAGGCCGATCGCCTGTTGGACAGCGGTGACGCTCTCGAGACCGTACTGCAGGTGTGGGACGCGCCGGAGGGCCGGCGACTGGCCGATCTGCCGGCGCCAGTACTGCAGGCTCTGACGGCGGTCCGGGAGGCCGCGAGCATCGCTGGGGCGGCCCTGCGGCGGTTGACGCAGGGGGACGCTGCAGCGCGGCAGCGGGCCCTGGGCGGGGTGGAGGAAGTGGCCGATGCAGCAGGTGAACTGCTGTCCGCCGACGAGTCGCGAGTGATGTGGCGCCGGCGCGACCGCCTGGTCGTCCTTCCGCTCGACGTCTCCGGGGTGGTCCGCGACGGGATCATCGGGGAGAGGGCGGCGGTGTTCACCTCGGCCACGCTGCAACTCGGCGGGTCGTTCGCCACGGTCGCCGAGCAACTCGGCCTGCGCAAAGGGGAGTGGGTGGGACAGGACGTCGGCAGCCCGTTCGACTACTCCGCGCAGGGGATCCTGTTCGTGCCGGACCGGCTCGCGCCCCCGGGGCCCGGCTGGCCCACCCCGCAGGCGCTCGGCACCGCCTGCGATCTGGTCGTGGCAGCAGGTGGCCGTGCCCTGGTGCTGATGGCCTCCTGGGCCGGTGTGGCGGCGATGGCCGATGCACTTGGTGCGGTGGTCCCCGGCGACCTCATCGTCCAGAAGCGGGGAGAGCCGACGGGTCCGTTGATCCGGTCCTTCTCCGAGCAGGAGGACAGTGTCCTGGTGGGGACCCTGGGGTTGTGGCAGGGGGTCGACGTACCTGGCGCGGCGTGCACCCTCGTGGTCATCGACAAATTGCCGTTCCCGCCGCCGACCGATCCTGTGGTCAGCGCTCGACAGGCCGCTGTGGACGCCCATGGTGGCTCGGGATGGATGCAGGTATCCCTTCCGCAGGCTGCCGTGACACTCGCCCAGGGCGCTGGCAGGCTCATCCGGACCACGCAGGACCGCGGTGTCGTGGCGATCCTCGACAGCCGGCTGGCGAATCGGCGCTACGGCAGCTACCTGCGCCGGAGTCTGCCGCCGTTCACATTCATGACCGACACCGCGAAGGTGTGCGAGGCCCTGCGCCGCCTCGATGCCGGCCTGAGTACCTAG
- a CDS encoding LysM peptidoglycan-binding domain-containing protein, translating into MATISASPGMVRGSLPWARTRGRAVGLGEPVHPPEPATGDVPVPVTDAFPWRLVAAMVTAFVATLFLSGPISQGATSVVARVPAAASAVAPESVAHPARTVAAGDTLWAIAEDWTPQADPRATVEAIRSLNGLSPEHQLQAGEVLLLPVGS; encoded by the coding sequence ATGGCTACCATCAGCGCTTCCCCCGGGATGGTCCGTGGATCCCTGCCCTGGGCGCGCACCCGGGGTCGTGCGGTCGGCCTCGGAGAACCCGTCCACCCGCCGGAGCCGGCAACCGGTGACGTGCCAGTGCCGGTCACCGACGCGTTCCCATGGCGGCTCGTCGCGGCCATGGTGACCGCCTTCGTGGCGACGCTGTTCTTGAGCGGCCCCATCTCGCAAGGGGCGACATCCGTGGTCGCTCGAGTGCCCGCCGCGGCTTCGGCGGTGGCCCCGGAGTCCGTCGCCCATCCGGCCCGCACGGTCGCAGCGGGGGACACCCTGTGGGCGATCGCTGAGGACTGGACGCCGCAGGCGGACCCGCGCGCGACGGTCGAGGCGATCCGCTCCCTCAACGGTCTTTCCCCTGAGCATCAACTCCAGGCCGGCGAGGTCCTGCTGCTACCGGTCGGCTCCTGA
- a CDS encoding heparinase II/III family protein, which translates to MRTPVIVLTVLALTAGVSQGALAAPGDPDPSATPSSSTSPSSSTSPTPSTTPTPSATPGPYGIPMGQNIREDAWCRLLIPNRKGDAAEADSIMDDGIVDLGQYGYYRLGTKPDWKPQKTLDGSGNTHVNGLHWAVPLLYTGARRDDTAMVDRFFGLIGDWLGKHRKKKQRTWSVTQPIIAGERLWTLTCASDISNGAKFVKATRKEANTQIRTFKIGSGTNNTGIHSQGAALAAFCYLGDTEQRDRAAANLDRLADYLILNDGSDREGSPWYAYYTLRLLQNLAPIYDRCGVPYDRVYAATNRVQRFLAAAVDPNFHLVMTGDTHRATLAPKWFAPDSEARWAATEGAEGAPPQSLYEVFSGGYVFGRNSWTNVDGHRPTFYSVRVSRPYVTAHVHSDLGSVTFNSYGTEFVGDPGPYRYDSSAIRDYMVSRSGHSVIRVTEKPKKKPKKKSATGTLGLPLVASQAASTGSSVLAATEDPYGRTCLKDRTYLAARITRCVYYDTALDSLVVVDTIKARKRIRADQRWQVPNGVKVSTSSRGAILVSPTAQARMLFRGGGTVRTYRPGGSRADGWFTNGYGELVKGTTLQRGGIIGKGKKRTWISVLAAGETAPGISVTDGVVTVTRDKATTFPLP; encoded by the coding sequence ATGCGCACACCGGTGATCGTGCTGACAGTGCTCGCCCTGACCGCGGGCGTGTCGCAAGGCGCCCTGGCGGCTCCCGGCGACCCCGATCCGTCGGCCACGCCCAGCTCCAGCACCTCCCCGAGCTCCAGCACCTCCCCAACCCCCAGCACGACCCCGACCCCCAGCGCGACTCCCGGCCCGTACGGCATTCCCATGGGGCAGAACATCCGCGAGGACGCCTGGTGCCGCTTGCTGATCCCCAACCGGAAGGGGGATGCCGCGGAGGCGGACTCGATCATGGACGACGGCATCGTCGATCTCGGGCAATACGGCTACTACCGGCTCGGGACCAAACCTGACTGGAAGCCCCAGAAGACACTCGACGGCTCGGGCAACACCCACGTCAACGGTCTGCACTGGGCAGTGCCGCTGCTGTACACCGGGGCGCGCCGCGACGACACCGCAATGGTGGACAGGTTCTTCGGGCTCATCGGTGACTGGCTGGGCAAGCACCGCAAGAAGAAGCAGCGGACCTGGTCGGTGACGCAGCCGATCATCGCCGGCGAACGCCTGTGGACGCTGACCTGCGCCTCCGACATCAGCAACGGCGCCAAGTTCGTGAAGGCCACCCGTAAGGAGGCCAATACCCAGATCAGGACCTTCAAGATCGGCAGCGGGACGAACAACACCGGGATCCACTCCCAGGGTGCGGCGCTGGCGGCCTTCTGCTACCTCGGCGACACCGAGCAGCGCGACCGGGCTGCGGCGAACCTCGACCGCCTGGCCGACTATCTGATCCTCAACGACGGCAGCGACCGCGAGGGCTCGCCGTGGTACGCCTACTACACGTTGCGGCTGCTGCAGAACCTCGCGCCCATTTACGACCGCTGCGGGGTGCCGTACGACCGCGTCTACGCCGCCACCAACCGCGTGCAGCGCTTCCTCGCGGCAGCCGTGGACCCGAACTTCCACCTGGTCATGACCGGGGACACGCATCGGGCGACCCTGGCTCCCAAGTGGTTCGCCCCCGACTCCGAGGCCCGGTGGGCGGCCACCGAGGGGGCCGAGGGCGCGCCCCCGCAGTCGCTGTACGAGGTCTTCAGCGGCGGCTATGTCTTCGGCCGCAACAGCTGGACCAACGTCGACGGGCACCGGCCCACGTTCTATTCGGTGCGCGTGTCGCGGCCCTACGTGACGGCGCACGTGCACAGCGACCTCGGCTCGGTGACGTTCAACAGCTACGGCACCGAGTTCGTGGGCGATCCGGGTCCGTATCGCTACGACAGTTCGGCCATACGCGACTACATGGTCAGCCGCTCCGGCCACAGCGTCATCCGCGTGACGGAGAAGCCCAAGAAGAAGCCGAAGAAGAAGTCCGCCACCGGCACCCTGGGACTCCCGCTGGTGGCCTCGCAGGCCGCCTCCACCGGATCGTCGGTGCTGGCGGCCACCGAGGACCCGTACGGCCGCACGTGCCTGAAGGACCGGACCTATCTGGCCGCCCGGATCACCCGCTGCGTGTACTACGACACCGCCCTCGACTCGCTGGTGGTTGTGGACACGATCAAGGCCCGCAAGCGCATCCGCGCCGACCAGCGCTGGCAGGTGCCCAACGGTGTAAAGGTGTCGACGTCATCGCGGGGCGCCATCCTGGTCTCCCCCACAGCCCAGGCCCGGATGCTGTTCCGGGGCGGGGGCACGGTCCGCACGTACCGCCCGGGCGGCAGCCGGGCGGACGGGTGGTTCACCAACGGCTACGGCGAGTTGGTCAAAGGAACGACCCTGCAACGGGGCGGGATCATCGGCAAGGGCAAGAAACGGACCTGGATCAGCGTGCTCGCCGCCGGCGAGACCGCACCCGGGATCTCCGTGACCGACGGCGTCGTCACCGTCACCCGCGACAAAGCCACCACCTTCCCGCTGCCCTGA